A stretch of Arctopsyche grandis isolate Sample6627 chromosome 9, ASM5162203v2, whole genome shotgun sequence DNA encodes these proteins:
- the mRpS14 gene encoding mitochondrial ribosomal protein S14, with product MASYLLTGLRTFIPCIASTPSHTFQQIRNRWQGCRMIRDVKRRRLNAEHYYERLRINSLRKTNIIPLELRDIADAEIAAFPNSSTSMHINNRCAITSRPRGVVIDWRLSRIVWRSLADYNKLSGVQRAKWGFTGRNTDFQWKI from the exons ATGGCATCCTACCTTCTGACTGGTCTACGAACATTCATCCCTTGTATTGCATCCACACCCTCACACACG TTTCAGCAAATTAGAAACAGATGGCAAGGATGTCGTATGATCCGAGATGTAAAACGTCGAAGATTGAACGCTGAACACTACTATGAACGCCTCCGAATAAACTCTCTAAGAAAAACTAACATCATCCCGTTAGAACTGAGGGATATAGCTGATGCGGAAATCGCTGCATTCCCTAACAGCTCCACTAGTATGCACATTAACAATAGATGTGCTATTACATCACG accACGCGGTGTTGTAATAGATTGGAGATTGAGCAGAATCGTCTGGAGGAGTTTGGCCGATTACAACAAACTAAGCGGCGTCCAGAGAGCCAAATGGGGATTCACAGGTCGCAACACCGACtttcaatggaaaatttaa
- the RpLP1 gene encoding ribosomal protein LP1, with protein MSSTAELACVYSALVLVDDDVAVTGEKISTILKAANVTVEPYWPGLFAKALEGVNVKDLITNIGSGVGAAGPAASAAAPAASAAAPAAAAKEEKKKEEEPEESDEDMGFGLFD; from the exons ATGTCCTCAACAGCCGAACTCGCCTGCGTCTACTCCGCCTTGGTGCTCGTCGACGATGACGTCGCTGTCACC GGTGAAAAGATCTCGACGATCTTGAAAGCCGCTAATGTCACCGTGGAGCCATACTGGCCAGGTCTCTTCGCCAAGGCCCTTGAAGGAGTCAACGTTAAGGACTTGATCACGAACATTGGCTCCGGAGTAGGCGCAGCCGGTCCCGCTGCATCGGCAGCCGCTCCAGCAGCCTCCGCCGCTGCTCCAGCGGCTGCTGCTAAAGAAGAGAAGAAGAAGGAGGAAGAGCCAGAAGAATCCGATGAAGATATGGGTTTCG GTCTCTTCGATTAA